GAGTGATAGTGATGCCTTCTCCAAGGGGAGACACCTTTAGGAGTCCCATTGCACCAGGCAGGTGGTTGGATCCAAGTCCTTCACTATGTGCCCTTTACTTCTAATGCTTCCCTGCCATCTAAACTCTTGGTTGGTTTTGGCTTTACTGAAATGTACCGTATTCATTGTCAGTGGAACTCTGTCCTGGTCAGTGGTTACCTATAGGACTAAACCTGCCCCATGATGGTGAGAACTCTTTACTTTGAGAAGTATGGGTTGTAAGTAGATGCAATAATTCAGAgttatggaagaaaaacatgcagaCCATGGCATTTCTGCCAAGCAGACCCagtcatttctttatttccctttgaaatgctgtttattgACATCCTATCCCCCCATCCCGCCCGCTCTCCTTGCAGGACAAAAGGGTTTTCTGCACCTGCACGTTTACCCTCCCCACAATTTCCTGAGTTCTCTATGGACATTTTTCCATGAGCCTGGATTACAGCATGGCGTGCCAAGTGACCGGAGGCGGCAGCACTGGCAATTTGTGCAGGATGGAGCCTTATGTTGGTGGATATCTGCAAAGCCTTAGTATGGAATACCTCACTTccaaaagcccccccccccttctccccatccccagaTACTCTGCTTCTTATGCATTGCAGCCAGAGGGTTTTTTTGCTGGgtgtttctttgtgtgctgGTTCCCCGGAGCAGAGGCCGGCTGGAACACATGGTGTGGCAGACATTCACCATTAAAAATCTgtcgttttttttttctcccccctccccacaaaTGCCTGGGTGAACCTTTGCGGGGTGACAGCTTGTGGCCACTTGGTGCTTTTGTTGGAACGTGCACTCCATTTGACCCTGTCCCAGCGTTAATAGGATTGTAAAGGCTGACTCCTGCGTGACCTCTTCTTGCAAACAACCCTCACCCTTCCCCTTCCTCAACCGCTCTGTACCGCAGAGCTGAGAAGTGCTGCTCCCGAGGCGCTCTGCGCTCGTGTTGCAGGCAAAAGCAATTGGAAAAaccactgggggaaaaaaaaaaaggcagcgTGGAGCCACCTGTCCTTAAATAGTCCTGACTGTGAGAACAGTGGGCATTTGTTCACTTCTTTACAGGGAGCTGatctgaaatgcttctttgcAGACAGAGAACTAAAAGCTTGCTTTCCAAGGACACCTGCCTGCCATCCAGCCTTCCGTGTGCTTCTCTGTTATGTTTTAggtgctgctttgtttcatgcagaggaagaagaagaggtgACTGGGTACAGTTGGCATTGACTTTGGTTTAGGGAAATAACATTGGTTCCATTGAGCGCAAAGTCAAAACATCAAGTAATGAAAGTTCCAACTCCAGGCAAAATGAACTGCAGTTCACTCCTTCTGAGCTCTCCATAGACCAAACTTTATCCTCATTACTACACGTTACTCCTGGCCCCAACTCAGAGCAGCTCATAATAAGGGCTGTGTTCTGTGCTTACTGTTGTGCCAGGCTTAAATCGAATTCTTATCACCTGATGTCTTTACAACCTCTAAGTACCAACATGTGCGTAAAGTAGGTAAATGTGCTTATTCTTTTGATTCCCCTTTGCTTACCTGCAATCTTTCTTCCACCAGGCCCTTGCAGCTTTGATACTCGCTTTACACTGTGGGAATAGAGAAAATCTTGCCCCTGGCctgctttgtttgcttatttttatacCAGTGTCACTAAGGAGCTGGGTTAAGTATTTTGACCTACTTCAGGCATCAAaaggttcttttctttcttccttctcctttctaaaGCAAAGATTGGCTTTTCCCACTGAATGGCCACACCTTTCACTCTTCCAGTAATCAGTCTTCAGCTGCCTCTCCCACTCCTGAAATAACTCGTCTGGCTTTGCCCTGGGGGCAAGACAGGGGAAGGGGTGGAGGAGAAAACCCTTGTGCCATTGCCCTGTGAAACACGGGAACACTTTTGAGGTTGTAGGGTTTAGCCTCCTGATCTCATGATATGATTATGGGACGCCCTGGAATGTGTGTGCCTTTGGAGGGCCAATGTGAGTTAGCACTGCCAGGCTTTGTAAATAGATGGGGATAAGAGTGGTGCACTTCAATGGATTATCCACACTTTGTACTTCCTAAAAGTGCAGAATCGGGTGCAGAAGGGCTTTCTCTGTTTGCACAAAGGTCTGTGCAATTACAGCTACCAACTCCAACAGGGCAACTTTTGTTTCTCTGGTCCGGAAAGGAGGTTGAAAGGGTGGAAAATGTGTTGACCTACCAAATACTTGTTATCTACAGATAGGCACAGTGTTGTGGTTGGTCTGTGGAGGTAGCAATGACGAGATCAGGCAGGAATCGGGCACTTTTGCCTCTGCAGCACCTCAGTCTTTCAGTGCCTGCCAGTTGATACAGGTGATTGCTTTCTGAACCATGAAATGCAGAGACTTTTGGGGGTGGAAGTTACATCTGCTTGTCACTGTGCGTGTTATTGTGTTGGAAATGACTAGCAGTGAATGGAATACAGCCTGGATAACACAGAGCATCGAGAAAGGTGTGTGTTTAGATGCTGTAACAGGCTGCCCCATCTCTGAAGGCAATCAAGTCTGGGTTGAATGAAGCTCTGGGGAGCAGCCaacccatggcaggggttggaactgactgatccttaaggtcccctccaacctaagccatgCTGTGTTCAGGCTCAGAAACGCTTTTGTTGTGGGTCACCTTCCAGTTGTGGTGCAAAGTCCCCTCTGCTGGGGATACAGTTCCCATTTAATTGAAGGGGTAACAGCACCATTACTTTGCTGTTGTTCTTATGCTAGCAATAAGATTGGACTGAACGAGCTAAATAGCTTTGTAAATGAGGTAAAATTAACTTCACCTCCTGCACTAATCACATACCCCAggctctgggagcacaggtCACGTGTGTATATTGTGGTTGACGGTAGCTTCAATCTAAACCAGTTTATATTAATCATCAAAAGCAGAACTCATGTGGACTGGTGTGGGGTGGAAGGCAGGGATTGAAACCTGGAGCCAGGTTTGGGGCTGTGGGCCTGCAGCCAGTGCCGGCTCTTTTGGAAGGTCTCCATAGTCCAACAGCAGCCAAAGCCTTCCCTCTGGCTGCCCTCCGACCTCAGGGCATGTCTCATTAGCAGATTAAGCCCAGAGTTAAACGAGGCCTCTGGGAGAGCTGGGCGAGGGGGTCTGCCGCTGGGGCTGCAATGATTTTCCTAAGGCCAGATAAGCAGCTCTCTGCCTTGCCAGAGGGGAGAAGATAAAGAGATAAGGTTTGTTTAGCATGAATAAATCCTGGGAAAATCTGCAGTAAACTGTGATGTCACAGCCCTCCTCCAGAGCTAAGAGAGAAAGGCTGCGTTCCTCCATCGCCGTAAATCCATTACTTTATGCCGGGGTGTGGAAACCCCCTGCCCTGCCAGCGCTCGCAGGCGATGGATTTCACACCCCACCTGCCTGCTGGGGTCAGCCCGAGGTAAGAGCAGGGCCACAGCAGGGATTTACCGCCTCgctgagctgctgccctccccaATTTTCTGGTCAGTAACTCTGTGAAAGGAGAGCGTgtctggtgctgcagggaggagatgAAGGGGGAAGAAATGGTGGCTGGATTCTTTCCAGGACGGAAAACTGTCTGTCCAAGAACTTCTCCGAGACACAGATTAAATATTCCTCTATCCACCATTAAATTACCGTGAACCGGTGGCTGTGCGGTGCCTGACAGGCTGTGTAATAAGCAACGCTGtgtctctcctctcctttcttcctctgcatttttctcCATCCCAGACAGGAATGGCTGTGTCTGTAAGAGTCATTCTCTCCAGTTGGGTCACAGTCATTGTCAGTTCAGAATTAACCTTATAAAGGAACAGCGATACACACTGTTAGACCTGCACCCACGTCTTGCAAGCTGTGCTTGCTAATAAAATGCTCCATTGGCCCTGCAGTGTCCCCATTGCTCTGAGCAcaccctgtccccatgtccaaCCATAGGGCACCCACGTGAGCAGaccaagaagaggaaaaaacgGGAAAGAAAGAGGTTGGGGAGCTCTTGCTCCATCACCCCAACAGAGATGGGGTCTACCTGTAAGGTGTGGTGACCTCCTGGCCAGCATCCCATGGGGACAGTGACCAGGCATGgtggagttggacttgattatTGAGGGCTTTTCCAgtcagtgattctatgatggtggggatgggtgaTGAGGCTGATGCAGCCACTCAGTCTTCTGAGAGTCTTCAGAGTGAAGCCTGTGCCAATTTAATTTGGCCTGATGTAAGACAAGCAATTGGAGGTCTCATAGGATGGTGTAGGAGCATTCAGTCTTGAATTTGGACCAGAAGCATCTTGTGTTGGGTTTTGAGCTTTATACATCTGTAAAAAGTAGCAGAAATGATGGCAGGAAACCTCACTCCTAGGGAACTTTCACCTCTCACAAAAGAATGGtcttttatttactgcttttctctgatTCAGGCTGAAGCCTTCACCTGAGTGTGAACAGAATCAAGGACGTGAAAACTTCccatggaaaagaaagcagtccTGAACTTAATGCTGTCAGCAGGACAACCAGCAAATTGCTCCCCCAGATGGCTCAGATTTTAATAGGGTCACCTTGCAAGACTTGCCTATAGGATATTCAAAGTCCCAGGGTAACTGTTGGGGCATAAAAAACGTTATGTCTAAGAGCTGCATCACAGACAGATGTTCCTTTGACAGGTCATCCTTTGCTTAACTGTTCCTCCATGTATGTTTCCTGGTGTTCAGTGCATCAGTGGCGGCTCTGGGGAATGGGGATGTTTGAAACAGATGAAAGCGAAGAGTGAGGGAtctactttttgttttgcaacagCATTGGGAAAGCCACAGTGCATATGTGAGGTCCATCTCTTGCCATATTTATTCCCCTTGCCTTTACCttattgctttctgctcttcctgATGTACCTTCCATCACCCTCCAGGCTGTCAGTTGACTTTGCAGTGCCTGCACATCACTGATGCATTCCTATGAAGAGGCTGAACTGATGCAAACATTGCAGTCAGATGCTTCTGTTGCTGCTCCTGTCGACAGTTTGTAGTGTTCTCCCAACCCTTTTTGCAGAGATGTAGGTTGTGTAAGAAAGCGAGTAACTGCGTACTTACAGCTGAGCAATATTTGGTAAATATTTCCTGGGAGCCTGTGAAATTTCTCACATGTTCTCCATTCCCCTGAAGTCTGCAGAGTAGGCATATGAAATATCACTCTTCCTAGATGTGAGTTCAGGAGCGTGTAAATAGTCTTCAGTTCTACAGGCCTTGTGTAGACACCAAAGCCTGACGGCCAACAGCAATGCGCTGAGGCCAACATGTGGGCTAAATGGTTATCTATCTGCTTCCTTACTGCTTTTCAGTCTGAATGCAGCTCTCTCCTTGAGAATGAGATGCTCTGAGATGAGGTTTCCCATGAAATGGCTCTGCCGTGCTCATACATGCTCTGAAATTAGCCAGCTCTCCAGCTGATGGTAATGGACAGCCAGCAGTCTGCCTGCAGGTGACTGTAGATGCACCAGTGATTAATAAACTGTTAACTGTACATGTAACTCATTTAGGAAACGAATGAGAACCCAAATACTTCTGGGTTCACTCTTGCTTAGTTGCACTGGGAAGAGCTCTTTGAGCCTTCCAGAGATCAGTTTTATTACCAGGTGTGAGACGGGTTTAAGTTGTCcttaaaaataagcacattaAGGCCTTCTGCATGGGATTTGCTGTAGGGAGGGAATTCCACAGGACCCCATTTGTTGGGTTTATCCTGCTGGTATTAAGTCAGTACTGGGAGTTGGACTGggtggccttcagaggtcccttccaactcttaaggattctatgattatttatAAGGATTGACTTATGAGCAAGGGTGTAATTGAGACTGTTTCCATTTTTTACCTATCCCTGATTAGAGTAAACCTGCCTTTGATTATGTGAATGtctttgtttattattttagtaCTAGACAGCAGTTGTGCGTGACAGACACAACCTACTGTGGAAGAACCTGTGTTGCCTTGAGCTGCAGTTGTGAGCAGTGACAatcttttgctctttctctcttgGATCTTGCTGCTGGGATCACAAAGAAGCCAGATGGTTTCTGTATCATTCTCCAATCAGCGGCCATTCATTTTGAACATGATGAATACAGAGCAGGCTTGAAGGGCAGAAACGATAGATTGATTTGTATGTAGATATCTTAAAGATGGAATTATGTCATTTATAAGGAATAGAAAATAGTGTGGCatatattaaggaaaaaaagatattccaTTGAGTCTGTTCAACTGTAGATTAGTGGTTGAAAGTTTGTGGTGGAAGCACCATTTCTTGTCTGAGACTCACCTTGTCTCACTTGGATCACTCATAGGGGTAAAACCCCATGAGGTCAGATAATGAACCTGGTAACATCTCAGGTCATTTCTACCTCCTGTGATGGTATAGAAACACAGACAGGGCTGTGCTTGGTTCTGTCTTTGTTACATGTCAGGTCTGTGCTATATGATTtcaatgttttgtttccatggGCATCCAGTATTGTTCTTTATGCAGGACCCATAGTATCAATTTTACTGTGTTTGTTAACCAGGAGTGGCAAATGAAATCTTGATTGTACTTGGCTGCAAATTAAATGAATGGTTGAAATCTCTCATTCTAAATGGCTGTATTAGGATGAGCATCTCTCCCTCTATTAGGATGAGCCTCGTTTGAAGAGCAGCTGGGACAGCAGCCTGGAAACAGCACTGGGAATTGTTACCTTGgatgtgctggaaaaaaaaatgtcttactGCATTTGTCAAGTGTTCCATGTATTTATTGGGTTAAGCTAAATAGctgtttgttgttattgttgctgGTAAAGAACCTGCAAGCAGAGCATTAGCAGTGGgatccagctcccagcagcacgcTGAAGTCCCATCTGCATGCACTATAAAATCATTGTTAGTCTTAAGTGAAGCAACGCAACAGGGCTGGCAGTGAAAACACATCAAAGATGTTCATCAGTTTGTTGAAGTTAGAAGCATGTTTTAATTATCTCAGATTTGAAGCAGAAGTACTTTGGCTCTAACAAAagggtgggttgttttttttttttttgctgcagatcATCCTGTGGGGTCGAACTGAGAAATGCCTGAAGGAGACCACAGAGGAAATCAGGATGATGGGGACAGAATGCCATTATTTCATCTGTGATGTTGGAAACAGAGAGGAAGTCTATCAGCAAGCCAAAGCTGTGCGGGAGAAGGTTGGTGTGTAGAAACAGCTTTTGTAGGCAAAATGTAGTGATTCCTTAtcttttggggtgaaaaaaagaaaggtgaacATCCAGCTTATGTCATGCAGAGTTCTAAGTGATCCAAAGGGATTGCAGTGCCTGCAGACAGGACGCCAAAAGCTATGGAAATAAAGGTGTAACCTGGCAGTAATAGGCATTCAGATAAAATAGTGATGGCTGCAATGATTTGCAATGATTTCACTATTTGTTTCCTTGCAGGTGGGTGACATCACTATCCTAGTGAACAACGCTGCTGTGGTCCATGGTAAAAGTCTGATGGACAGTGACGATGATGCACTGCTCAAGTCACAGCATATAAACACCCTGGGACAGTTCTGGGTAAGAAAAGCTCTCACATCTCATGGGTTCAGACTTGGGGCTGAGAGTGACAGATGAACCCGTGGCTGATAGTGTCTTTCTAAAGGATGCTTGGTAAAATCAGTAATAAAAGAGCTTCCTGTGAGCTCATCTCTTTGCTGAGGACGTTGTCCTCCACAAGAAGCTCCTGACATACAAAGCATTCTGTTTGTGTCCTTTATCTGTGGCAGCTGCTTATGGGTGTACTTAGGAAATACTGGTTTTCTTCTGTACAAACTTTTCCTGTTTAGAAGCTTTTGGAGAGTGCAAAGTAACAAGGCACTGCTCCCCTCCTTTCCTGGCTGAACAGGCAGTGCAGTTTGGCTTGTTGTCTCTGTGTCACcttattatttttcaggaacttttgttttggttgtatCTCTGCTGAGTAAAGCCTTTATCCCTCTCTGTTGTACTCATCAGACCACCAAAGCGTTCTTGCCAAggatgctggagctgcagaacGGACACATAGTTTGCTTGAACTCTGTCCTGGCCTTGTCAGCCATCCCTGGTGCCATTGACTACTGCACCTCCAAAGCTTCATCTTTTGCCTTCATGGAGAGCCTGACCTTGGGGCTGCTAGACTGTCCTGGAGTGAATGCCACAACAGTGCTGCCCTTCCACACGAGCACAGAGATGTTCCAGGGCATGAGAATCAGGTCAGTCCAGGGGAACTAGAATAAAGcatctcattttaaatgaatcatCAGAATACACTCCTAATTAATGCTTCATTTAGTTAAGAGAATTTGATGTCTCATTTGGCTGCCTGGGAACAGAGGGTCACTCTAGGCCACCTGGGACTCATCAGACTGGTTTGCTGGCATATTCATGCAGCCTGTACTGCATGAAGCAGTTGCTTTTACAGAGAAATCTGAAAGCTATTTTTCCCTGGTTGTATTTGGGCCATTTGCAGCCACTtagagagggaggggaggcaATCTGAAAATTGAGGTCATTCAAATAGAAGCAGTCTACAAATTGCTTGAGAATTAACAGTGCAAATTCCTTCTTTATCCATTGATATCTTTAATCCTTTCCCACTGAAGGGAACGAAATCCATTTATTGAAGTAAGGCTTTCACTACATCCTTTAAAACAAGctaaaccaaaacaataaaaaacctAATGGCTGACCAAGTTAATCTTTCGCAATCAACAAAATAACCTCTTAGTCAAGAAAATATGCAGTATCCAGCCAGGAAAAGCCTTATGGAGTCACAGAGTCATAAAATGCTTTGGGGTGGAAgtgacctttaagatcaccgTTAAGATCCAACTGTGTGTGATACTAAAAGCTGTAAGGAAGAATGTTCATCCTTCACCTGCTGAACGCTGCCATTGAAAGGACAGCATTTTGGCTTTGGCTTGCAGGCAGTTTAAGAAAAGCCCTGAATCAAAGTGCTGAATACTTCCTGTCACTTCATCCTAAATCCTTGAGCTATATAACACAATAGTTGTGGTTGGAATTGGGCTTCATACTCTTCTTCTGCTCCTTCTAGCCTGCTTTGAGGCATGTCTGAATACCAGCTGCCAGTGATAACTTATAGTGAGTAACAGAACATGGACAGGGGTTGCTAAAAGGAGTTTGGttaacaaataattattttattttttactttatttattcagGTTCCCtaatctttttcctcctctcaaGCCAGAGACTGTGGCTAGGAGGACAGTGGAAGCTGTGCAGATGAATCAAGCCTTCCTGCTCCTTCCATGGACGATGAATGTTCTGGTCATCCTGAAAAGGTAAAGGTTTCCCATGCCCAGCAAGAGCCCAGCTAGAGAGGCAAGATTTACTTACAGTCCTGCTCTGTCTGTCCACAAAAGCAAACCTCAGTTTGACTGTTATCTGGTAACTGGGTTCAGACCAAGTCCTCCCTTCCCAGGAGAGTCGCAGAAGCAACAGAGGGAAACTTTAATGAGGTTCCTGTAGCAGATTTGTtagatttcctttttcatacCCCTTGTATGAAACCAGTTTTACTCCCAAAATTGGAACCAtggagtcattaaggttggaagagaccacttaggtcaccaagtccaaccatgaacCCATCTCCTCCATGCCCTCTAAGCCATCTCCATAGGCTTCTGTCTCCTGAGGTCTAAATGCTGCTATCTGCAAAGCTTCTTAACAACTAACATCTGCATCTCGTTGATTTTGATTCAGTAAGTCACTCTTTGGACTCTGTGCTTTATATTGTAATGGATTCCTATGCGGTAAAGTATGTGCATCACAGCTGTATTTAGAGAAGACGTGAAGCtatcaaaaatatttgtgtgtatgATGAGGACAGGATTATTTTAAAGTGCCTAAGGAAAGAAAGTCATAACTTTATATCCTGAAACAaccaaatagaaaaaaacatatagaaatgtgtttctgtaaAAAAGACTTTGGAAAACCTACTTCAATCAGgaagtgaaatggaaaataatcacAATATGCAcataaaacaagagaaaggtatatatatgtgtgtgtatttacacATCGTCCTATTAGAACAGATTGAAAGGTTTGTCTGTctgctcattttctctctgctcctcttGCAGCATTCTCCCTCAGGCAGCACTTGAAGAAATCCACAAGTTTTCTGGGAGCTACACCTGCATGAACACCTTTAAAGGCCGAACATAGACTTGGTGGTGGAAGGACTGTTCTGCAGTGAGACCAGCACAAGCGTGAAAACCCTGACCGGGCTGTGAATCAGCAGTCTTGGCTTGTAGCCTGTTCATGTGACTCGCGCTGCTTTGAGGCAACACATTTCTTGCAGGTCATATCCATAGTAACATGACCTTTGCACAGGATTTAATGACCGGACTATGGACCcttggcaagaaaaaaacaaaaagtgtgaAATGTTTATGTGATGTTACATTCTTTAGGGTTCAAATTGTTAAATCTGCTCATAGTTTTtaagatgtaattttttttgtttctaaagagCGTGGGCTGTCTCAGCGGCCTTCATCCGCTCTCCTCAGTGGAACTGCAATTGCAAACTGACCCTGGttacatttcagctttttgaaTGGGAAacttaaagaaatgaagagctACAAGTCGTGGGCATTGAATGGAggcttccttcccttccttcacttTATATCTGTCGATGAAGCCGTTCTCAAGTCGCATCAGGGAAGGagcaaactgctgttttctttgtgtaagGCTCCCCAGGCCTTTCCTCTGCAAGGACTGCTCTGTGCCCATGGGTCTTACTGCACCCATTGGGGCTGGGCAGCAATGCTCAGTCAGAAGAGCGCACAGTTTGAGTCGTGGAAGATTCATTGAGCTCATGTATGGAATGTAATTgtctttctgaatatttttttgttcatttatgatgaaatatatatatatttttagcatCGATTCCAGATTGCCACGCATGTAAGACAGCATCACGTTGGGGGTGAACTAAACCTAGAGCCTGCTTGTACAAAAAACCACATCCATACAGAGTAAAATGCGTTGTATCAACCTGCACAATGAAATAAGTGGAATAATTCTCTGAGAATGGAAGAGACGGAGCCGTAGTGCTCATGAAATGTGGAGTTTGGGAGCACAGTTAGCACAGGGCTGATTGAATGCATGTTGAATTGAACTGGGAATATACCCATTGTTTGTTAGAGATGTTGAATCAAGCACTAGTCAGCCAGAAGTGATAAATAACTGCTTGCACTGAAATGCCAGAAGCAGCtagatgttatttatttttataatgataGACTCTCTTTGACAGCATAGTAAGAGCAACACTGCATTCCAGGGCCAGATGCAGCCTGCAACTAAGCCTAGGCACAGCAATGTAGTTGAAACATATTGAAACACTGCTACTAAAAGAGGAATTAATATCACTGCAATTCAGGAGAGTCACAAGCCAGCCCGGAGGATGCCTGAATGAAGTGCCTCAAGGACAGCCATGTGGTTGAAGTAAAGGAGTGAGGCCAGGGCTCCTGGCTTGAGTTTTGACCTTATTTCATGGATGCTCTTGGGCCAATCTGCATAATCCCAGGGTACACCCTGACCTGCAAAGCAGACAGCGTTTCCCTGCTTTATTGTCTGTCAAATGCTCAGCAGATTCAAATGGGAAATGCTATAGAAAGGAGAAGTGATATTTGTCTATAAACCAAAAGGGTGGAAAGtaggggggggaaaaacaacaagcTGAAATCTATCAATTTgcaatctgtgattctgtacagAGAGATGAATTACAGCAGGGTTACAGCTGCTTTTGCAGGGCAGATCCAAAGGAAGAGCTCAGAATGGAGAGTGACTGCTTAGGATGACATTCACACCATCACTCCTCCTCACTGCAGATCAGGTGTGTCTCTGCTGGGCAGCTGAAGA
The nucleotide sequence above comes from Coturnix japonica isolate 7356 chromosome 21, Coturnix japonica 2.1, whole genome shotgun sequence. Encoded proteins:
- the DHRS3 gene encoding short-chain dehydrogenase/reductase 3, with protein sequence MVWKWLGAVLLLPVQMLYLVLKAAVCALLPPKLRDLSGDTVLVTGGGRGIGRQLAREFAKRGAKKIILWGRTEKCLKETTEEIRMMGTECHYFICDVGNREEVYQQAKAVREKVGDITILVNNAAVVHGKSLMDSDDDALLKSQHINTLGQFWTTKAFLPRMLELQNGHIVCLNSVLALSAIPGAIDYCTSKASSFAFMESLTLGLLDCPGVNATTVLPFHTSTEMFQGMRIRFPNLFPPLKPETVARRTVEAVQMNQAFLLLPWTMNVLVILKSILPQAALEEIHKFSGSYTCMNTFKGRT